The Garra rufa chromosome 8, GarRuf1.0, whole genome shotgun sequence genome has a segment encoding these proteins:
- the LOC141340610 gene encoding guanylate-binding protein 4-like — MDKPVCLIETASDGKLFVQQSALQVLEQIQQPVVVVAVVGLYRTGKSYLMNRLAGKQTGFALGSTIESKTKGIWMWCVPHPTKPGTTLVLLDTEGLGDVDKGDSKHDTRIFSLAVLLSSTLVLNSRGTIDNRAIEELQYVTELTEYIKIKSPDEVVDDAEFVKFFPSFIWAVRDFTLQLNIDGKDATEDEYLEFALKLKLGSSSQVNNYNLPRECIRKYFPSRKCFTFPFPTNPDNVSYLETLDPAEISKRFLEVTNRFCQFIFDQSPVKNLKDGHTVTGRVLGHLAKTYVDTISSGAVPCLENAVIAMAMIENEAAFQEGLAVYQSGMEKLKNSFPLELNEITSEHQCFSLMAIQTFMKRSFRDSDGKHLTSLEETINRQYDQYLWDNEKASEAKCESLISVLSEPMTERINQGFYAKAGGYDLFCQDLEDIVNQYNALASQEVKIAEVLEKFLQQKIAVTTAILQADDKLTENERRICEERERSVLLEQEIRTQEERQRQLEEKMETEQQNNEERVRQVIQRMEEEMSFQQQETKRAMDSKMREQAALIEKGFQEKANKMSCEIEELRRKNKEAEETKSREFAQMIADQEQRNTQNMEVLRQQHREQIEAINRRPRPASRSCTIQ, encoded by the exons ATGGATAAACCAGTGTGCTTGATTGAGACGGCGTCCGATGGGAAGCTGTTTGTCCAGCAGTCAGCGTTGCAGGTTCTGGAGCAGATCCAGCAGCCCGTGGTGGTGGTGGCCGTGGTGGGTCTCTACCGCACCGGGAAGTCCTACCTGATGAATCGACTGGCAGGGAAACAAACAG GGTTTGCACTGGGCAGCACAATTGAGTCCAAGACGAAGGGCATCTGGATGTGGTGTGTGCCTCACCCCACTAAACCAGGAACTACTCTGGTGCTGCTGGACACCGAGGGACTTGGGGATGTGGACAAG GGCGACTCAAAGCATGACACCAGGATCTTCTCTTTGGCTGTCCTTCTGAGCAGCACTCTAGTCCTGAACAGTCGAGGAACTATTGACAACAGGGCTATTGAGGAACTGCA ATATGTGACTGAGCTAACGGAGTACATCAAGATTAAGTCACCTGATGAAGTTGTAGATGATGCAGAGTTTGTGAAGTTCTTCCCCAGCTTCATCTGGGCTGTGAGGGACTTCACTCTGCAGCTAAACATCGATGGTAAAGATGCAACAGAGGATGAATACCTGGAGTTTGCTCTGAAGCTAAAACTTG GTAGCTCGAGTCAAGTGAACAATTACAACCTTCCAAGAGAGTGCATCCGCAAATATTTCCCATCTCGGAAATGTTTTACATTCCCTTTCCCAACTAATCCAGACAATGTCTCTTACCTGGAGACACTGGACCCAGCTGAAATATCAAAACGATTCTTGGAGGTCACAAATCGCTTCTGCCAATTTATCTTTGACCAGAGCCCAGTGAAGAATCTGAAAGATGGACACACAGTCACCGGCAGAG TTCTAGGTCATCTTGCAAAAACATATGTGGATACCATCTCCAGTGGGGCTGTGCCGTGTCTGGAGAATGCAGTGATAGCCATGGCAATGATTGAAAATGAGGCTGCTTTTCAGGAGGGCCTTGCGGTGTACCAGAGTGGAATGGAGAAGCTGAAGAACTCATTCCCTCTGGAACTGAATGAAATCACCTCTGAACACCAATGCTTCAGTCTCATGGCAATTCAAACCTTCATGAAACGCTCCTTCAGGGACAGTGATGGGAAACACTTGACATCTTTAGAG GAAACCATCAATCGTCAGTATGACCAGTATCTCTGGGACAATGAGAAGGCTTCTGAGGCTAAATGTGAAAGTCTTATATCAGTTCTCTCTGAACCAATGACAGAGAGGATCAATCAAGGATTCTATGCCAAAGCTGGTGGGTATGATCTCTTTTGCCAGGACCTGGAGGACATTGTCAATCAGTACAATGCACTGGCCAGTCAAGAAGTCAAG ATTGCTGAGGTGTTGGAGAAATTTCTACAACAGAAGATTGCAGTTACCACAGCCATTCTGCAGGCTGATGATAAACTAACCGAAAATGAAAGAAGGATTTGTG AGGAGAGAGAGAGGTCAGTCCTTCTGGAACAAGAAATTAGGACCCAGGAAGAGAGGCAGCGTCAGCTGGAGGAGAAGATGGAGACTGAACAACAGAATAATGAGGAGAGGGTAAGACAAGTCATACAGAGGATGGAAGAGGAGATGTCCTTCCAACAACAGGAGACAAAGCGCGCCATGGACAGTAAAATGAGGGAACAGGCTGCCCTGATTGAGAAGGGCTTTCAGGAGAAAGCTAACAAAATGTCCTGCGAGATAGAGGAGTTGAGGAGGAAGAATAAAGAGGCAGAGGAGACAAAGTCCAGAGAGTTCGCACAGATGATAGCGGATCAGGAGCAAAGAAATACACAGAACATGGAAGTGCTGAGGCAGCAGCACAGAGAGCAGATAGAAGCAATTAACAGGAGACCGAGACCTGCATCTCGATCCTGTACTATACAGTGA